In the genome of Yarrowia lipolytica chromosome 1B, complete sequence, the window CATTCGCTTCATGTTATGGGTGACTCCACTGGTGGCCAGGTTAGTAGACTGTGCACGGGAGTCCGCCAGGTCCTTCTGAGCCTTCCAATTGGGGTCCAAAGTGTACACTCGCATGTGGGAATCATACGAAGACTCAGGAACCACCTCTCCAGAGGGAGTAACAACTGTAGCAGGAGAGCTATTCTTGAGTTTATTGAGCTTGGACGTTCCAGCAGGTCGAATTTTCATGTTAGAAGGAGCAGAGTACACTTTTGgttcctccttgaccaccacctctgtACTCccctccttggcgtcctccttggcctcctccttggcgtcctccttgacttCCATCTTACCCTTGGTGACAATCTCCTTAttctcttcttcgtcgtcgtcgtcactGTTGGGAGCGTATTCCAGCTTCAGACCTCGCGATCGCTGCTCCAGTGAAGAGAACTGCAGCTGAGCAAGAGTAAGGGGAGCTGGGAGCTCCCCAgtcttgtccttgtcggaAAATACAATGGTTTCTGCAACCACAAAGTCATGCCAGTCGATTTCTGCAAATGCAATCCGTTCTCTTTCTGCCTCTTCGATGGCCCTTTGGTTCTTCTGCTCAGTGTGGGAGATCCACTCGGCACGCCTCTTGGCTAGACCCAGAGCGTAGAacttgtccttgacagCAGCCTCAATGTTGGTCCGTGTACTTTCAGGAAGCGCCGAGAAACCAGCATCTAATGCCTGACCTACCTTGAGATACTGTTCCACCAACAGCTGGTAAAATTTGTGCAGCGAGTGTGAGGGCTTGAGAAACTCGTACTGGGGGTTTCTAGCCTCATTTTTCGCAAGCAGCATAGAAAACGACGGCCCGTACTCGGCTGTGTGTTGGGCAGTGGTGTGGATGACCTCGTGATCCACTGCCGACATTGGTGGAAGCACTGTGTGGAACTCGAAGGCAGGTGGTTCTATTAGATGATCAGACGTGTCTTTGGGCTTGAGCTGAGCTGTATTAGCGTCTGTCTCGCGTGTTCGTCCGCTGGCGTACTCGTCACATCGCCACTGGTAGTATAGATGATAATGGTCGTCATTATtgaggaaggagaagagggCGTTGGATCCTTCCTTTTCCCGGATCCGGTGCTCGAATGCAATACCATTTTTGGCGACAAACTCGGCTGTCCGCTCgatcttggccttgatcTCCGGTGGCGGAATAATGATGCCTTCCGGGGGGTTCATGTTGGATGCTGACAGTATGGTGATGGAGGTTTGCAACGATTATGCATATTAAAATATGCACAGCCAGATGCAATGGCAGCAGCGAGGCAGCTTAGAGAGTGGTAATATCGCTGTATaaaaaagagaaggaaTTTATGTAAGTGTTATTCTATAAAAACACATGActcgaaagaagaaaaaaaaaaacaaacaccACCCAGACACATTCCTGCAACATACATATACTGCTCTCCATTTCTGTGACTGTTAAAACGTCTCTTAAAACAACAGGCTTATTTG includes:
- a CDS encoding uncharacterized protein (Compare to YALI0B21032g, similar to Saccharomyces cerevisiae PRP21 (YJL203W); ancestral locus Anc_1.132, similar to uniprot|Q8C128 Mus musculus Splicing factor 3 subunit 1), with the translated sequence MNPPEGIIIPPPEIKAKIERTAEFVAKNGIAFEHRIREKEGSNALFSFLNNDDHYHLYYQWRCDEYASGRTRETDANTAQLKPKDTSDHLIEPPAFEFHTVLPPMSAVDHEVIHTTAQHTAEYGPSFSMLLAKNEARNPQYEFLKPSHSLHKFYQLLVEQYLKVGQALDAGFSALPESTRTNIEAAVKDKFYALGLAKRRAEWISHTEQKNQRAIEEAERERIAFAEIDWHDFVVAETIVFSDKDKTGELPAPLTLAQLQFSSLEQRSRGLKLEYAPNSDDDDEEENKEIVTKGKMEVKEDAKEEAKEDAKEGSTEVVVKEEPKVYSAPSNMKIRPAGTSKLNKLKNSSPATVVTPSGEVVPESSYDSHMRVYTLDPNWKAQKDLADSRAQSTNLATSGVTHNMKRMAEAKQGDGGRPTKKPVVAWDGRAGSSAAAQEEAMRRAPSKEEQAKQKKERLAKERAIGPGR